The following are encoded in a window of Qipengyuania soli genomic DNA:
- a CDS encoding lipopolysaccharide biosynthesis protein, giving the protein MARDTRNQLYSFIREGAAVGLLRAGAVLAMLAFVACTSNWLSAADFGVLALLVSFTTLAAGFGGFGQAEMIIRSVAHRRVDGDEAPEIAVPNEVIGLVTWVSTIFGLAIAVYLEFAGYPGIVCIAALLMTIGLSVMTALTGAARISNRYALAMAPREIVWRAVAIFALGSLAALGRRPEVGAAAILVGSSIILCALWQARRLQVRWSSLLKPSTDALQKSYLVSSGTIAVSMLALVAMNTVDVIVVGERISADAAAAYFPANRLALLASFASMPIQLVVEQRFAAELATNDRMAMQRTANQATLLHFILCLSLGICVVGGFPFYEGLFPTADLLTLKLLAILVAGTILSSLLGMSGSILVMAGHQDVFAKTTIIAAICATALLLVAASAGNLLIIAAVFAGVELARKAVLAVHAYRLTGILPIARLRL; this is encoded by the coding sequence ATGGCGCGCGACACCCGAAACCAGCTTTACAGCTTCATCAGGGAAGGCGCCGCCGTCGGTCTCCTGCGCGCGGGGGCAGTTCTGGCGATGCTGGCCTTTGTCGCTTGCACGTCGAACTGGTTGTCGGCAGCTGACTTCGGAGTTCTGGCCCTGCTGGTGTCGTTCACGACATTAGCCGCAGGCTTTGGCGGCTTTGGCCAAGCGGAAATGATTATCCGGAGTGTCGCGCATCGGCGTGTCGATGGTGACGAAGCCCCCGAAATTGCAGTTCCCAACGAAGTTATTGGTCTCGTAACCTGGGTGTCGACAATTTTCGGGCTCGCAATTGCGGTCTACCTGGAATTTGCAGGGTACCCCGGCATTGTCTGTATCGCGGCTTTGCTGATGACGATCGGCCTCAGCGTCATGACCGCCCTGACCGGGGCTGCACGTATTTCCAACCGCTACGCGCTTGCCATGGCTCCCCGAGAAATCGTCTGGCGGGCGGTCGCGATTTTCGCTTTGGGCTCCTTGGCTGCATTGGGTAGGCGACCCGAGGTTGGCGCGGCAGCCATTCTCGTCGGTTCGTCGATCATATTGTGCGCTCTCTGGCAGGCAAGGCGCCTGCAGGTGAGATGGAGTTCGCTCCTGAAGCCCTCAACCGATGCTTTGCAGAAGAGTTATCTCGTCTCTAGCGGCACGATTGCGGTTTCGATGCTGGCACTTGTCGCCATGAACACCGTAGACGTGATTGTGGTGGGGGAACGTATCTCGGCGGATGCCGCAGCGGCCTATTTCCCTGCCAACCGGCTGGCGTTGCTCGCATCATTCGCTTCCATGCCCATACAGCTGGTGGTCGAACAGCGCTTTGCTGCAGAACTTGCGACCAATGATCGCATGGCGATGCAGCGGACTGCCAATCAAGCGACCTTGCTGCATTTCATCCTCTGCCTGTCGCTCGGAATCTGCGTTGTCGGTGGTTTCCCATTCTACGAGGGTCTGTTTCCCACGGCCGACCTGCTCACTCTGAAATTGCTTGCGATCCTTGTGGCCGGGACAATCCTGAGCAGCCTGCTGGGCATGTCGGGTTCGATCCTGGTGATGGCCGGTCATCAGGACGTGTTTGCCAAGACGACAATCATTGCAGCCATCTGTGCGACAGCATTGCTTCTCGTAGCTGCCTCGGCGGGCAATCTCCTGATAATTGCTGCAGTCTTTGCCGGTGTCGAATTGGCCCGAAAGGCGGTGCTTGCCGTGCATGCTTACCGTCTTACCGGGATTCTTCCCATTGCTAGGCTACGGCTTTGA
- a CDS encoding ATP-dependent helicase, with protein sequence MSDFPAPLETGQDQRIPAYAAVLNEPQREAVLTTEGPVLMLAGAGTGKTAALTARLAHLIAMRRAWPSEILCVTFTNKAAREMRERVARHIGDAVEGMPWLGTFHSIGARMLRRHAELVGLQSNYTIIDTDDQLRLLKQLIQQNDLDEKRWPARQLAGLIDRWKNRGLNPGDLDAIENEAYANGRGAQFYKLYQDRLKELNACDFGDLLLHMLNIFRTHHDVLEQYQQRFKYILVDEYQDTNQVQYLWLRLLAQSRKNICVVGDDDQSIYSWRGAEVANILRFEKDFPGAAVIKLEQNYRSTPQILAAASGLINANSERLGKTLWTELPAGEKVRVIGVWDGPEEARRVGEEIERLEAEGAPLDQIAILVRAQYQTREFEDRFIQIGLNYRIVGGFRFYERAEIRDALAYLRMIEQPADDLAFERIHNQPKRGLGAKALETMRRHARRIQAPLAAASLDLADSDELPPRARNTLVGLLGQFAHWRDQSTKVTPSELLRMVVTESGYEEMLQKDRSAESAGRLENLSELARAMEDYESLTDFLEHVSLVMDNDARDDGEKVTIMTMHAAKGLEFDHVFLPGWEEGVFPSQRALDEGGLASLEEERRLAYVAITRAKRRCTILHAANRRIYGQWTSSIPSRFIEELPQDTVNRETTMAGGASLWRANWTENEDPFAHVSTSRPDRSTARGPGWQRALSTGYDATPKRLPEPGKSAASFAAKPRTDIAIGARVFHDKFGYGTVTDQEGNKLTIDFEKAGEKRVIDSFVKPAD encoded by the coding sequence ATGTCGGACTTCCCCGCCCCTTTGGAAACTGGCCAGGACCAGCGGATTCCCGCCTATGCGGCCGTTCTGAACGAGCCCCAGCGAGAGGCGGTTCTGACCACGGAAGGGCCGGTGCTGATGCTGGCCGGTGCGGGCACGGGCAAGACCGCGGCCCTTACCGCAAGGCTTGCACATCTCATCGCAATGCGACGGGCGTGGCCAAGCGAGATTCTCTGCGTCACCTTCACCAACAAGGCGGCACGCGAGATGCGCGAACGCGTCGCACGCCACATCGGCGATGCGGTTGAAGGCATGCCCTGGCTCGGCACTTTCCATTCGATCGGCGCCCGCATGCTCCGCCGCCACGCCGAACTTGTCGGGTTGCAGAGCAACTACACGATCATCGACACCGACGACCAGTTGCGTCTCCTCAAGCAGCTCATCCAGCAGAACGACCTCGACGAGAAGCGCTGGCCTGCCAGGCAGCTGGCGGGGCTGATCGACAGGTGGAAGAACCGTGGTCTCAACCCCGGTGACCTCGATGCGATCGAGAACGAGGCCTATGCCAATGGTCGCGGCGCACAATTCTACAAGCTGTACCAGGACCGGCTGAAGGAACTGAACGCCTGCGATTTCGGCGACCTCCTGCTCCACATGCTCAATATCTTCCGCACCCACCATGACGTGCTCGAGCAGTACCAGCAGCGCTTCAAGTACATCCTCGTCGACGAATACCAGGACACCAACCAGGTCCAGTATTTGTGGCTGCGCCTGCTCGCGCAGAGCCGGAAGAACATCTGCGTGGTCGGTGACGACGATCAGTCCATATATTCATGGCGCGGCGCAGAAGTCGCCAATATCCTCCGGTTCGAAAAGGATTTTCCTGGAGCCGCGGTAATCAAGCTCGAACAGAATTATCGTTCCACCCCGCAAATCCTTGCGGCGGCTTCGGGTCTCATCAACGCCAATAGCGAACGGCTCGGCAAGACGCTGTGGACCGAACTGCCGGCAGGTGAGAAGGTCCGCGTCATCGGCGTGTGGGACGGACCAGAGGAAGCCCGCCGTGTGGGAGAGGAAATCGAGCGACTGGAGGCGGAGGGTGCCCCGCTCGACCAGATCGCGATCCTCGTGCGCGCCCAATACCAGACGCGCGAGTTCGAGGACCGATTTATCCAGATCGGGCTCAACTACCGCATCGTGGGCGGTTTCCGTTTCTACGAGCGCGCCGAAATCCGCGATGCCCTCGCCTATTTGCGTATGATCGAGCAACCGGCGGACGACCTTGCATTCGAGCGTATCCACAACCAGCCCAAGCGTGGCCTAGGGGCCAAGGCGCTCGAAACCATGCGCCGCCATGCGCGCCGGATCCAGGCGCCGCTCGCCGCTGCCAGCCTGGATCTTGCCGACAGCGACGAACTGCCTCCCCGCGCGCGCAACACTCTGGTCGGACTGCTCGGTCAATTCGCGCACTGGCGAGACCAATCGACCAAGGTCACCCCATCCGAACTTCTTCGCATGGTCGTGACCGAGAGCGGTTACGAGGAGATGCTGCAGAAGGATCGCAGTGCCGAAAGCGCAGGCCGGCTCGAAAACCTGTCCGAACTCGCCCGGGCGATGGAAGATTACGAGTCGCTCACCGACTTCCTCGAACACGTCAGCCTGGTGATGGACAACGATGCGCGTGACGATGGCGAAAAGGTCACCATCATGACCATGCACGCCGCCAAGGGGCTGGAGTTCGACCATGTCTTCCTGCCCGGTTGGGAGGAAGGCGTCTTCCCGAGCCAACGCGCGCTCGATGAAGGCGGGCTCGCCAGTCTCGAGGAGGAACGGCGCCTCGCCTATGTCGCGATAACGCGCGCGAAACGCCGCTGCACGATCCTGCACGCAGCAAACCGCCGCATCTATGGGCAGTGGACCAGCTCCATCCCGAGCCGGTTCATCGAGGAACTTCCGCAGGACACGGTCAATCGCGAGACCACGATGGCAGGCGGCGCTTCCCTTTGGCGGGCGAACTGGACCGAGAACGAAGATCCTTTCGCACATGTTTCCACCAGCCGCCCGGACCGCTCGACAGCGCGAGGCCCCGGTTGGCAGCGCGCCCTGAGCACCGGTTACGACGCCACTCCCAAACGCCTTCCCGAGCCGGGCAAGAGCGCGGCGAGTTTTGCCGCCAAGCCGCGCACCGATATCGCCATCGGTGCACGCGTCTTCCACGATAAGTTCGGGTACGGCACGGTCACGGATCAGGAAGGCAACAAGCTGACCATCGACTTCGAGAAGGCAGGCGAGAAGCGAGTGATCGACAGCTTCGTCAAGCCGGCGGATTAG
- a CDS encoding FAD-binding oxidoreductase: MSEPQAFIAAATELLGARGFATDPELVSPWLTDWRGRYSGRALGLASPASTAEVSAFVRLCGEHGVPIVPQGGNSGMSGGATPDDTGSAVLLSLRKMDAIRDLDVAGRQVTCEAGVILQNLHDLAEKNRLRFPLTLGGKGSATIGGLISTNAGGTQVLRHGTMRAQVLGLEAVLADGSVFESLIPLKKDNRGFDLKQMLIGSEGTLGIVTAATLRLMPEIGERTVLWAGLDSIGSAREFLLLADELVGESLEGFEVLPAHCLESVLAHVPTARSPLAGAHSWFALVELVAAPGQGEALRQSAENLLTMAMERRLIEDATIAANEAQAEAFWRLRDEIAPAERAIGPAMQHDISVPVSTMAKFVEQVGPEVEARFPGTTAVGFGHLGDGNIHFHVLAPKGAVRGEWEASTGKQISAFVHDRVTQWGGSISAEHGIGQMKRDELGRLGNPVALAMMRTIKNALDPKGLLNPGKLVPLAPEGATP; the protein is encoded by the coding sequence ATGTCCGAGCCCCAAGCATTCATCGCAGCCGCCACCGAACTGCTCGGCGCGCGCGGCTTTGCCACCGATCCCGAACTCGTGAGCCCCTGGCTTACCGATTGGCGCGGCCGCTATTCCGGCAGGGCACTGGGCCTCGCCTCGCCTGCCTCGACCGCAGAGGTCTCGGCCTTTGTCAGGCTTTGCGGCGAACATGGCGTGCCGATCGTGCCCCAGGGCGGCAACAGTGGGATGTCCGGCGGCGCCACTCCCGATGACACAGGTTCGGCAGTTCTGCTTTCGCTGCGCAAGATGGACGCGATACGCGACCTCGACGTGGCCGGTCGCCAGGTGACCTGCGAGGCAGGTGTAATCCTCCAAAACCTGCACGATCTCGCAGAGAAGAACCGGCTCCGCTTCCCGCTTACCCTCGGCGGAAAGGGATCCGCGACGATCGGTGGACTGATCTCTACCAATGCCGGCGGGACGCAGGTCCTTCGCCACGGCACGATGCGGGCACAGGTCCTAGGGCTCGAGGCGGTCCTCGCCGATGGATCGGTGTTCGAGAGCCTAATACCGCTCAAAAAGGACAATCGCGGCTTCGACCTCAAGCAAATGCTGATCGGGTCGGAAGGAACTCTCGGAATAGTAACAGCTGCAACGTTGCGCCTCATGCCCGAAATTGGCGAGCGCACGGTCCTTTGGGCAGGCCTCGATTCCATCGGCAGTGCGAGGGAATTTCTGCTTCTAGCAGACGAGCTTGTCGGAGAAAGCCTTGAGGGTTTCGAGGTTCTCCCCGCTCATTGCCTTGAATCGGTGCTGGCCCATGTACCCACCGCTCGTTCACCCCTTGCTGGTGCCCATTCATGGTTTGCGCTCGTGGAACTGGTTGCGGCACCGGGACAAGGCGAAGCGCTTCGCCAATCAGCGGAAAACCTGCTCACCATGGCAATGGAGCGCAGGCTGATCGAAGATGCGACAATTGCCGCCAACGAAGCGCAGGCTGAAGCGTTCTGGAGGCTGCGCGACGAGATCGCCCCAGCCGAGCGAGCCATTGGGCCCGCGATGCAGCATGATATCTCCGTTCCCGTTTCCACGATGGCCAAGTTCGTCGAACAGGTCGGTCCCGAAGTGGAGGCGCGCTTTCCTGGTACGACTGCAGTAGGGTTCGGTCATCTTGGCGATGGCAACATTCACTTTCATGTCCTTGCCCCCAAAGGAGCTGTCAGGGGCGAGTGGGAGGCATCGACCGGCAAGCAGATCAGTGCTTTCGTCCATGACCGAGTTACCCAATGGGGTGGCTCGATCAGTGCCGAACACGGGATTGGCCAGATGAAGCGCGACGAACTTGGTCGCCTCGGCAATCCCGTCGCACTGGCAATGATGCGCACCATCAAGAATGCGCTCGATCCAAAGGGATTGCTGAACCCCGGCAAGCTCGTGCCGCTTGCGCCAGAGGGCGCAACACCTTAA
- a CDS encoding N-formylglutamate amidohydrolase: MDGTGDEFFASLVPGGEVPGTGLPAFRSSDLRKCALPIVVAAPHGGRSYPASLLADMRNESVRIRLEDRFVDLLALEIARQTGAALLLAEAPRAMIDLNRAPDDVDWGMVSGKPAVRTRNSLANRRARSGLGLVPRRLPAFGEIWRSPISHEELGRRVSTIHQPYHRELGKMLDLVRDQWGAALLIDLHSMPPLKPRFSEERAAEFVVGDRFGASCNERLTSISLRYLEDQNRPAARNRPYSGGYVLDRHGHPQRGVHALQLEVCRSSYLCSRLDGPSMRLPALARMLSGMVRGLAREVAAIGGASLSPLAAE, encoded by the coding sequence ATGGACGGCACTGGTGACGAATTCTTCGCAAGCCTAGTTCCCGGGGGCGAAGTTCCCGGGACAGGTTTGCCGGCGTTCAGATCCAGTGACCTGCGGAAATGTGCTCTGCCGATCGTCGTCGCGGCACCTCACGGGGGGAGGTCGTACCCGGCAAGTCTCCTCGCCGATATGCGCAACGAGTCCGTAAGGATCCGGCTGGAAGACAGATTTGTCGATCTCCTTGCGCTCGAAATAGCGCGGCAGACCGGAGCCGCGCTGCTCCTGGCGGAAGCCCCGCGGGCAATGATCGACCTCAATCGCGCGCCCGACGATGTCGACTGGGGAATGGTCAGCGGGAAACCGGCAGTGCGGACACGCAACTCTCTCGCCAACCGCCGCGCTCGATCCGGTCTTGGGCTCGTGCCGCGTCGTCTCCCCGCATTCGGGGAGATTTGGCGTTCTCCGATTTCGCACGAGGAGCTCGGACGTCGCGTTTCAACGATCCACCAGCCCTATCACCGAGAACTCGGGAAAATGCTGGACCTTGTCCGCGACCAGTGGGGCGCTGCCCTGCTTATCGACCTGCATTCCATGCCCCCACTGAAACCTCGGTTCAGCGAGGAGCGTGCGGCCGAGTTCGTGGTAGGCGATCGTTTCGGCGCATCGTGCAATGAACGCCTCACCAGCATTAGCCTGCGTTACCTCGAAGACCAGAACCGCCCCGCAGCCAGGAATCGGCCGTATTCTGGCGGTTACGTCCTTGATCGCCATGGCCATCCCCAACGCGGGGTGCATGCGCTCCAGCTCGAGGTGTGCCGATCAAGCTATCTTTGTTCGCGGCTCGATGGCCCCAGCATGCGTCTTCCCGCCCTCGCTAGGATGCTTTCGGGAATGGTACGAGGCCTGGCGCGCGAAGTTGCCGCGATAGGCGGTGCGTCACTCAGCCCGCTTGCAGCGGAATGA
- a CDS encoding sterol desaturase family protein gives MGLFLDLLRNVLLILAAHGVVFGLLAFATKRNGFIKAVGATREEFSKNLALAIFNSVLLAPFFEAPSGALHATIGTNPTLASFWEGTNEVLVLAAAAVLIDFAAYWRHRLEHEPGLWRFHATHHSDTAIHWLTVHRKHPVGKLLSVLIDLLPVVALGFPLWSIAAAQLLRTFWGYLAHADVPWTFGRFGKVMISPAAHRLHHIRDERLMGTNYSNTFAFLDVMFGTYVDPTPHVNCETGIEEGPRSFWGELARPWEARYRDSKPSEQVDEAAA, from the coding sequence ATGGGGCTTTTTCTCGATCTTTTGCGCAATGTGCTGCTGATCCTTGCCGCTCATGGGGTGGTTTTCGGACTGCTCGCGTTTGCGACCAAGCGGAACGGCTTCATCAAGGCGGTTGGGGCGACACGGGAAGAATTCTCGAAGAACCTCGCGCTAGCTATCTTCAATTCTGTCCTGCTGGCTCCGTTTTTCGAGGCACCGAGCGGGGCACTGCATGCAACCATCGGGACAAATCCGACGCTCGCCAGCTTTTGGGAGGGGACTAATGAGGTTCTCGTCCTCGCTGCGGCCGCGGTTCTCATCGACTTCGCCGCCTACTGGCGTCACCGGCTCGAACATGAGCCTGGGCTCTGGCGTTTCCATGCGACACATCATTCAGACACTGCGATTCATTGGCTGACGGTTCATCGCAAGCACCCGGTCGGAAAGCTCCTGAGCGTACTGATCGATCTTCTGCCCGTGGTGGCACTGGGATTCCCGCTCTGGTCGATCGCTGCCGCACAGTTGCTGCGCACCTTCTGGGGGTATCTCGCCCATGCGGATGTGCCCTGGACCTTCGGGCGTTTCGGCAAGGTCATGATCTCGCCTGCGGCCCATCGCCTGCATCACATTCGTGACGAGCGACTGATGGGGACCAACTACTCCAACACCTTCGCCTTCCTCGACGTGATGTTCGGCACCTATGTCGACCCGACACCGCACGTGAATTGCGAGACGGGTATCGAAGAGGGACCGCGCAGTTTCTGGGGTGAACTCGCTCGCCCGTGGGAGGCGCGATATCGCGACAGCAAACCGAGCGAGCAGGTGGACGAAGCCGCCGCGTAA
- a CDS encoding SapC family protein, which translates to MASAPQPNLPLFYNDLMPLNSNDHSNFRTRAMELAPWLAKQHAIPLTVDEFIQAQRHFPIVFSSGDSPLPLALMGLNEGVNTFVDETGKLLEPTYIPAYVRRYPFMLARLRPDADELSLCFDPTADSVGEFDEGQALFDGKEPTEATRMVLDFCENFEQAGQRTQNFMNEIKEHDLLMDGEVAIQQGDNAQPFVYRGFQMIDQEKLRNMRGDQLRKWNENGLLPLLFAHLFSLEQMRIIFSRQVQQGTAPKANAATDAIPTA; encoded by the coding sequence ATGGCCAGCGCGCCGCAGCCGAACCTGCCCTTGTTCTACAACGACCTCATGCCGCTCAACAGCAATGACCACAGCAATTTCCGCACGCGTGCGATGGAATTGGCTCCGTGGCTTGCAAAGCAGCATGCCATTCCGTTGACAGTTGACGAGTTCATCCAGGCCCAGCGCCACTTCCCGATCGTCTTCTCCTCGGGTGACAGTCCGCTTCCGCTGGCGCTGATGGGCCTCAACGAAGGCGTGAATACCTTTGTCGATGAGACCGGAAAGCTGCTCGAGCCGACCTACATTCCGGCCTACGTTCGCCGCTATCCCTTCATGCTCGCACGCCTGCGTCCCGACGCCGACGAGCTGTCGCTGTGCTTTGATCCGACAGCCGACTCGGTTGGTGAATTTGACGAAGGCCAGGCCCTGTTCGACGGCAAGGAGCCGACCGAAGCGACCCGCATGGTTCTCGATTTCTGCGAGAATTTCGAGCAGGCGGGTCAGCGGACCCAGAACTTCATGAACGAAATCAAGGAACACGACCTGCTTATGGACGGCGAAGTCGCCATCCAGCAGGGCGACAATGCCCAGCCGTTCGTTTACCGCGGTTTCCAGATGATCGATCAGGAAAAGCTTCGCAACATGCGTGGTGACCAGCTGCGCAAGTGGAACGAAAACGGCCTGCTGCCGCTGCTGTTTGCCCACCTGTTCTCGCTCGAACAGATGCGCATCATCTTCTCGCGCCAGGTTCAGCAGGGTACCGCACCGAAGGCCAACGCCGCTACCGATGCGATCCCCACTGCATGA
- a CDS encoding DEAD/DEAH box helicase, with protein MTFADLGLSPDLLKAVEEAGYTEPTAIQREAIPPVLMMKDIIGIAQTGTGKTASFVLPMIDIMAHGRRRAMMPRSLILEPTRELAAQVAENFEKYGKNHDLKMALLIGGVQMGDQVKALNEGVDVLIATPGRLMDLFERGKILLNGCELLVIDEADRMLDMGFIPDIEFICDKLPETRQTMLFSATMPPPIEKLAKKFLNNPKRIEVSRAASTNKDITAFKVPVKTRQKRETLRWLLDHDHVETAIIFANRKTTVRELNKSLQSHGYASAEIHGDMDQSSRLKELARFKAGEVNILVASDVAARGLDIKGVSHVFNFDTPWHPDDYVHRIGRTGRAGAKGRAFTFVAEDDAEAIANVEKLTGSEVPVFGKKDVRVELKEPSQDNRDEAADQDERKEEPRAHSDRGARKSREERAPRSVKPKREDKPERQPRRERQFDDEPTAPGEWNGPMPGFLDVSALS; from the coding sequence ATGACTTTCGCCGATCTCGGCCTTTCACCAGACTTGCTCAAAGCGGTCGAAGAAGCCGGCTACACCGAGCCGACCGCCATCCAGCGTGAGGCGATCCCGCCTGTCCTGATGATGAAGGACATCATCGGTATTGCGCAGACTGGCACGGGCAAGACCGCCAGTTTCGTGCTGCCGATGATCGACATCATGGCGCATGGTCGTCGCCGGGCGATGATGCCGCGCTCGCTGATCCTGGAACCGACCCGCGAACTCGCCGCGCAGGTGGCCGAAAACTTCGAAAAGTACGGCAAGAACCACGATCTCAAGATGGCGCTGCTGATCGGTGGCGTGCAGATGGGCGACCAGGTCAAGGCGCTGAACGAGGGCGTCGACGTCCTGATCGCGACCCCGGGCCGCCTGATGGACCTCTTCGAACGCGGCAAAATCCTGCTCAACGGCTGCGAGCTCCTGGTTATCGACGAAGCCGACCGCATGCTCGACATGGGCTTCATCCCGGACATCGAGTTCATTTGCGACAAGCTGCCCGAAACGCGCCAGACCATGCTCTTTTCGGCAACCATGCCGCCTCCGATCGAGAAGCTGGCCAAGAAGTTCCTCAACAATCCCAAGCGGATCGAGGTCAGCCGTGCTGCTTCGACCAACAAGGACATCACCGCGTTCAAAGTGCCGGTGAAGACCCGCCAGAAGCGCGAAACCTTGCGCTGGTTGCTTGACCACGACCATGTCGAGACGGCGATCATTTTCGCCAACCGCAAGACCACCGTGCGCGAACTCAACAAGAGCTTGCAGAGCCACGGTTATGCGAGTGCCGAAATCCATGGTGACATGGATCAGTCGAGCCGCCTCAAGGAACTGGCACGGTTCAAGGCGGGCGAGGTGAACATCCTCGTCGCGTCCGACGTTGCTGCACGCGGTCTCGACATCAAGGGCGTGAGCCACGTGTTCAACTTCGACACGCCGTGGCACCCGGACGATTACGTCCATCGCATCGGTCGCACGGGCCGCGCGGGTGCCAAGGGACGCGCCTTCACCTTCGTTGCGGAGGATGACGCGGAGGCGATCGCCAATGTCGAGAAGCTGACCGGTTCCGAAGTACCGGTATTCGGCAAGAAGGATGTCCGGGTCGAGCTCAAGGAGCCTTCACAGGACAATCGCGACGAAGCTGCCGACCAGGATGAACGCAAGGAAGAGCCGCGCGCCCATTCGGACAGGGGCGCTCGCAAGTCACGCGAGGAGCGCGCGCCGCGGTCGGTAAAGCCCAAGCGGGAAGACAAGCCAGAACGCCAGCCGCGCCGCGAGCGTCAATTCGACGACGAGCCGACGGCACCGGGTGAATGGAACGGCCCGATGCCCGGATTCCTCGACGTTTCCGCGCTTTCCTGA
- a CDS encoding mannose-1-phosphate guanylyltransferase, producing MAKIVPVILCGGSGTRLWPRSRAHRPKPFIPLLGEQTLYEQALSRCSDRTVFAAPVIVVGADHMPFATEQAAKIAPDTRFIVEPMGRNTAPAIALAAHAIEPDDVMLVCPSDHHIEDTEAFIASAIAAAELASDDWLVSFGIEATAPETGYGYIHRGEQVGGGFAVHSFVEKPDLERAKAFLSDGGYAWNGGIFAFRAGKFLSELERHRPALAAAVADAFANARVDGENIYPDPDLFASVEGDSVDYAVMENTDRAAMVEASMGWSDIGNWDALAARRIPDDAGNVVVGDGEIVDGTGSMIDTDGPYVAVIGLDDVVVVVDGDSILVTSRSKVQRVGEIGKKKSN from the coding sequence ATGGCAAAAATCGTGCCGGTCATCCTGTGCGGCGGTAGTGGGACACGTTTGTGGCCCCGGAGCCGCGCTCATCGACCGAAGCCTTTCATTCCTCTTCTCGGCGAACAAACGCTGTATGAGCAGGCATTATCGCGATGCTCGGATCGCACTGTCTTCGCCGCGCCGGTCATTGTTGTCGGCGCCGACCATATGCCTTTTGCGACCGAACAGGCCGCAAAGATTGCACCAGATACGCGCTTCATCGTCGAGCCGATGGGCCGCAACACGGCACCTGCCATCGCGCTCGCAGCGCACGCAATCGAGCCGGATGATGTCATGCTGGTTTGCCCCAGTGATCACCACATCGAGGATACGGAGGCGTTCATCGCCTCGGCCATTGCCGCAGCGGAACTCGCTTCGGATGACTGGCTGGTGTCCTTCGGCATCGAAGCGACCGCGCCTGAAACGGGCTATGGCTATATACATCGCGGAGAACAGGTTGGCGGCGGCTTTGCTGTACATAGCTTTGTCGAGAAGCCAGACCTCGAGCGGGCGAAGGCCTTTCTCTCGGACGGCGGCTATGCCTGGAACGGGGGAATATTTGCCTTTCGTGCAGGCAAGTTCCTCTCCGAACTTGAACGGCACCGCCCTGCCCTCGCCGCTGCAGTCGCCGATGCCTTTGCGAATGCGCGTGTCGATGGCGAGAACATCTACCCGGACCCTGACCTTTTCGCTTCGGTCGAGGGAGACTCGGTCGATTACGCGGTCATGGAGAATACTGATCGTGCGGCGATGGTCGAAGCTTCGATGGGCTGGTCCGACATTGGCAATTGGGATGCTCTTGCAGCCCGCCGCATACCCGACGATGCCGGCAACGTCGTTGTTGGAGACGGCGAGATCGTGGATGGCACCGGCTCAATGATCGATACCGATGGTCCCTACGTTGCCGTCATCGGCCTCGACGATGTGGTCGTTGTGGTCGACGGGGATTCGATCCTCGTCACCAGTCGCAGCAAGGTCCAGCGGGTCGGCGAGATCGGCAAGAAGAAGTCCAACTGA
- a CDS encoding class I mannose-6-phosphate isomerase, with the protein MQKLERKFVEKVWGVDRLPPVFGAPQDVRIGEVWYDPPAELQSLLVKALFASERLSVQAHPSDDQAQAMGLGRSGKSECWVITAAEDGATIAVGFRERVSPEAMRSAALDGSIVDLLEWHPVERGDAFYIPAGTVHAIGGGVSLIEVQQNTDITFRLYDYGRPRELHLDDAMQVAITEPYPSHYRSRLGEDTQLVDSEHFRLASVATNETGAIAEWIGKALLIPFEGRASVDGVELAIGECSFVDDIATVEIGGDGLLLVAQPQG; encoded by the coding sequence ATGCAGAAGCTGGAGCGCAAGTTCGTCGAGAAGGTGTGGGGCGTCGATCGGCTCCCGCCAGTCTTCGGTGCGCCGCAGGATGTGCGCATCGGAGAAGTCTGGTACGATCCGCCAGCTGAGCTCCAAAGCCTGCTCGTCAAGGCACTTTTCGCTTCCGAACGGCTTTCCGTGCAGGCCCATCCCAGCGATGATCAGGCCCAGGCCATGGGTTTGGGTCGCTCCGGGAAGAGCGAGTGCTGGGTAATCACCGCCGCAGAAGATGGGGCAACGATCGCAGTCGGTTTCCGCGAGCGGGTAAGCCCCGAAGCCATGCGCTCTGCCGCTCTCGACGGATCGATCGTGGATTTGCTCGAGTGGCATCCGGTGGAACGTGGCGATGCCTTCTATATTCCCGCCGGCACGGTCCATGCCATTGGAGGCGGAGTCAGCCTGATCGAGGTTCAGCAGAACACCGACATCACGTTCCGCCTTTACGATTACGGCAGGCCTCGCGAGCTTCACCTCGATGATGCGATGCAGGTCGCGATCACAGAGCCCTATCCATCCCACTATCGCAGCCGACTGGGAGAGGATACGCAGCTGGTCGACAGCGAACATTTCCGGCTTGCTTCGGTCGCCACGAACGAAACTGGCGCGATCGCCGAATGGATCGGAAAGGCCCTGCTCATACCTTTCGAAGGAAGGGCAAGCGTCGATGGGGTGGAACTGGCCATCGGAGAATGTTCGTTCGTCGATGACATTGCTACGGTCGAAATCGGCGGGGACGGGCTTCTACTGGTCGCCCAGCCCCAGGGCTGA